A single genomic interval of Ignavibacteriales bacterium harbors:
- a CDS encoding four helix bundle protein, translated as MKTHKDLDVWKNSVDLVVSIYEITKVFPKEEMYGMTNQLRRAAVSIPSNIAEGAARAGNKEFIQFLYISLGSMSEVETQLIIANKISFISEGILSELLNKINLVRSQISGLIKYLKEKK; from the coding sequence GTGAAAACGCATAAAGATTTGGATGTTTGGAAGAATTCAGTCGATTTAGTTGTTTCTATTTATGAAATAACTAAAGTGTTTCCCAAGGAAGAAATGTATGGAATGACTAATCAGTTGAGGAGAGCTGCAGTATCAATTCCATCAAACATTGCTGAAGGTGCTGCAAGAGCGGGCAATAAAGAATTTATCCAATTCCTATATATATCATTGGGGAGTATGTCTGAAGTAGAAACTCAATTAATTATCGCGAACAAAATTAGTTTTATAAGTGAAGGAATTTTAAGTGAACTTCTTAATAAAATAAATTTGGTTCGTTCACAAATAAGTGGATTAATCAAATACTTAAAAGAAAAAAAATAA
- a CDS encoding DegT/DnrJ/EryC1/StrS family aminotransferase, with product MNIPFLDLKAQYRSIKEEVLPAINNVLDNTAYVLGKPVMEFEQDFAKAHNAKYCYGVSSGTAGNHMVLWALGIGPGDEVIIPANTFIATAWGATLCGATPVFVDCHTESYNIDPTKIIYAITPKTKAIVVVHLYGQPADMEGIVEELRNKNYEVKEKGVFEHQINGQKIYLVEDCAQAHISEYKGIKVGGIGKAASFSFYPGKNLGAYGEGGAVMTDDENLAKKFKMIRDHGAEQKYYHQMYGHNYRMEGIQGAVLGVKLKHLEDWTNGRRRAAAKYKELLKDVEEIKLPKEMDYAKHVYHLFVIQVLSSPLTERGEHKRGSSERDALQKYLNENGIATGLHYPVPLHEQPCFSHLGYKKGDFQVTEQLAECGLSLPMFAEITDEQIEYICDHIKGFMKR from the coding sequence ATGAACATACCCTTTTTGGATCTCAAAGCGCAATATCGTTCAATTAAAGAAGAAGTATTACCTGCAATTAATAATGTCTTGGATAATACTGCCTATGTCCTTGGTAAACCTGTAATGGAATTTGAGCAGGATTTTGCAAAAGCTCATAACGCTAAATATTGTTATGGAGTTAGTTCCGGTACAGCCGGCAATCATATGGTTTTATGGGCACTTGGTATTGGTCCCGGTGATGAGGTGATAATTCCTGCTAATACATTTATTGCTACTGCATGGGGGGCAACATTATGCGGTGCTACTCCAGTATTTGTAGATTGTCATACGGAAAGCTATAATATTGACCCAACCAAAATAATCTATGCTATTACTCCTAAAACAAAAGCTATTGTTGTTGTTCATCTTTATGGCCAGCCAGCAGATATGGAGGGGATAGTGGAAGAATTAAGAAATAAGAATTACGAAGTAAAAGAAAAAGGGGTGTTTGAGCATCAGATAAATGGACAGAAAATATATTTGGTTGAGGATTGTGCACAGGCGCATATTTCAGAGTATAAAGGTATAAAGGTAGGAGGTATAGGGAAAGCGGCTTCCTTTAGTTTTTATCCAGGAAAGAATTTGGGTGCGTATGGAGAAGGCGGCGCAGTTATGACAGATGATGAAAACCTTGCTAAGAAATTTAAAATGATACGCGACCATGGCGCTGAACAAAAATATTACCATCAAATGTATGGTCATAATTATAGGATGGAAGGAATACAGGGTGCGGTACTCGGAGTTAAATTAAAACACCTTGAAGATTGGACGAACGGCAGAAGAAGAGCCGCGGCTAAGTATAAAGAATTACTTAAAGACGTTGAAGAAATTAAGTTACCTAAAGAAATGGATTATGCGAAGCATGTTTATCATCTGTTTGTTATTCAAGTTTTATCTTCTCCCCTTACCGAAAGGGGAGAACACAAGAGGGGTTCTTCTGAGCGTGATGCCTTACAAAAATATTTAAATGAAAATGGAATAGCGACAGGGTTGCATTATCCGGTTCCGTTGCATGAACAACCATGTTTTAGTCATCTCGGATATAAGAAGGGGGATTTTCAGGTTACCGAACAATTAGCAGAATGTGGATTATCTTTACCTATGTTTGCAGAAATAACCGATGAACAGATAGAATATATTTGCGATCATATAAAAGGGTTTATGAAGAGATAA
- a CDS encoding four helix bundle protein, with protein sequence MLSQIPPKREYDVLKYQLSKSSTSIGANYEESQNTTSNEFSQRIRISVREALETRYWLKLISALNLCNVELRIFLQKEIDEIIKILRAILKKTNQHHNV encoded by the coding sequence TTGCTTTCTCAAATTCCTCCCAAAAGAGAATACGATGTTTTAAAATATCAACTTTCTAAATCTTCCACTTCGATTGGTGCTAATTATGAAGAATCTCAGAATACAACTTCAAATGAATTTTCACAAAGAATACGCATTTCAGTGCGTGAAGCATTAGAAACTCGTTATTGGTTAAAGTTGATTTCCGCTTTGAATCTTTGTAATGTTGAATTGAGAATATTTTTACAAAAAGAGATAGATGAAATTATTAAAATTCTCAGGGCAATCTTAAAAAAAACCAATCAACATCATAATGTATAA